A single region of the Candidatus Reconcilbacillus cellulovorans genome encodes:
- a CDS encoding spore germination protein → MASEQSLAAFVGRIRDALGHPPDLIEMRIGNSPNEAGTLLFLETMCDKREIEQTLLVVLSLGRTFDAGERESGENGGSVGPTPLVPERKIRSPEEAVQGLLEGCALRIVPDDDGVVREATLYRTGTPAHRPVGTPSTEVTVRGPNESFVESLMLNVSLIRKRIKHPGLRIEQLTLGSVTRTNVVMIFLKPVANPDIVAECRRRLQNIRTDGVLDSAYVEEWIQDSIWTPFATLLNTERPDIVASHLLEGSVAVLVDGSPIALVGPYTFYQFFTSPEDYYQRADIATVLRWLRMLAFLLAIFVPPFYISVISYHQELIPNPLLINIAAQREGVPFPSFVETIVMLVTFEVLREAGLRMPRAVGQAVSIVGALVLGESAVQAGLVSPIMIIVVALTAIANFVSPSYSFGISQRILQFMFMTLAAFLGLFGVLCGTLFLLVHLVSLKSFGVPYFSPMAPVFWSDLKDIWVRAPHPWMTRYPAMLRPKRRTRM, encoded by the coding sequence ATGGCTTCCGAACAATCCCTCGCGGCGTTCGTCGGTCGCATCCGCGACGCGCTCGGGCATCCGCCCGACCTGATCGAGATGCGGATCGGAAATTCGCCGAACGAGGCGGGAACGCTCCTGTTTCTTGAAACGATGTGCGACAAGCGGGAAATCGAGCAGACGCTGCTCGTCGTTCTGTCGCTCGGCCGGACGTTCGATGCGGGCGAACGGGAAAGCGGCGAAAACGGCGGCTCCGTCGGGCCGACTCCGCTCGTGCCGGAACGCAAAATCCGATCGCCGGAAGAAGCGGTCCAGGGGCTTCTGGAAGGATGCGCGCTGCGGATCGTTCCGGACGACGACGGCGTCGTCCGCGAGGCGACGCTCTACCGGACGGGCACGCCCGCCCACCGGCCCGTCGGCACGCCGAGCACCGAAGTGACCGTGCGGGGGCCGAACGAAAGTTTCGTCGAGTCGCTCATGCTCAACGTGTCGCTCATCCGCAAACGGATCAAACACCCGGGACTCCGAATCGAACAGCTGACGCTCGGCTCGGTGACGCGGACGAACGTCGTCATGATATTTCTCAAGCCGGTGGCCAATCCGGACATCGTCGCCGAATGCCGGCGCCGGCTGCAAAACATCCGGACGGACGGCGTGCTGGATTCCGCCTATGTCGAAGAATGGATTCAGGACAGCATCTGGACGCCGTTTGCCACCCTGCTCAACACGGAACGTCCCGACATCGTTGCGTCGCACCTGCTGGAAGGTTCGGTGGCGGTGCTCGTCGACGGCAGTCCGATCGCGCTTGTCGGTCCGTATACTTTTTATCAATTTTTTACTTCTCCAGAGGATTACTACCAAAGAGCCGACATCGCGACAGTTTTGCGCTGGTTGCGCATGCTGGCGTTTTTGCTCGCCATTTTCGTTCCGCCGTTTTATATTTCGGTCATTTCCTATCATCAGGAATTGATTCCGAACCCGCTTCTGATCAACATCGCCGCCCAGCGGGAAGGCGTCCCGTTTCCGTCATTCGTGGAAACGATCGTCATGCTGGTGACGTTCGAGGTGCTGCGGGAGGCCGGCCTGCGCATGCCGCGGGCGGTCGGCCAGGCGGTGTCGATCGTCGGCGCGCTGGTACTCGGCGAATCGGCCGTTCAGGCCGGTCTCGTCTCGCCGATCATGATCATCGTCGTCGCGCTGACGGCAATCGCGAATTTCGTCTCGCCGTCGTACAGTTTCGGCATTTCCCAAAGAATCCTGCAGTTCATGTTCATGACGCTGGCGGCCTTTCTCGGCCTGTTCGGCGTGCTGTGCGGCACTCTGTTTCTCCTCGTTCACCTGGTGTCGCTGAAATCGTTCGGCGTGCCGTATTTTTCGCCGATGGCCCCGGTGTTCTGGAGCGATCTGAAAGACATCTGGGTGCGCGCCCCTCACCCGTGGATGACGCGATACCCGGCGATGTTGCGCCCGAAGCGGCGGACAAGGATGTGA